A genomic segment from Vicinamibacterales bacterium encodes:
- the cutA gene encoding divalent-cation tolerance protein CutA: MTEQAYAVVLTTMPTEDQAVQLAEMLVRDQLAACVNVLPKMRSLYRWEEQLKQGTEHQVIIKTTTGRLAALRTRLESSHPYEIPELLEIPIVGGSQAYLNWVSASVIRSQNLDHEEPGN, encoded by the coding sequence GTGACTGAGCAAGCGTATGCGGTTGTGCTGACAACAATGCCGACGGAGGATCAGGCGGTTCAGCTTGCGGAGATGCTGGTTCGAGACCAGCTTGCGGCCTGTGTCAATGTTCTGCCCAAGATGAGGTCGCTCTATCGATGGGAGGAGCAGTTGAAGCAGGGAACGGAACACCAGGTCATTATCAAGACGACCACGGGTCGATTGGCTGCCCTCCGTACCAGGCTAGAGAGCTCACATCCTTATGAGATTCCTGAGTTACTTGAAATTCCTATTGTCGGTGGAAGTCAGGCGTATCTGAATTGGGTGAGCGCCTCTGTTATCCGATCACAAAACCTGGATCACGAGGAACCCGGCAATTAG
- the rnc gene encoding ribonuclease III → MRSNPKVSGDDLVSVLSTSSDAEATIVRALLESHGIQAIITSDKLGALAGLKGGNKPTTLVRVNSGDVTEARKIMEASVETSAERTGVEDFAKLETVIGYQFSDRGLLENALTHRSHAHDDPSSSALDNESLEFLGDAVLGAVVAELLFRKFPDRDEGDKSKMKALLVSSVTLARLGTTLQLGDFLLLGKGEERSGGRTKQRLIANAYEAVVAAIFLDGGIEPVRAFIECQFATMISERRRDDRPTILTNDHKSALQEWLQAHGESLPIYTVVTEAGPDHRKVFTVAVQVGNRVAARGEGCSKKEAEQRSAACALEQLKSDSA, encoded by the coding sequence GTGAGAAGTAATCCAAAGGTTTCAGGCGACGACCTTGTTTCTGTACTGTCGACGTCATCAGACGCGGAAGCGACTATTGTGCGGGCGCTGCTTGAAAGCCATGGTATTCAGGCGATCATAACTTCTGACAAGCTGGGTGCGTTGGCAGGTTTGAAAGGTGGCAACAAGCCGACCACCCTCGTTAGGGTCAATTCTGGGGATGTCACTGAAGCTCGTAAGATCATGGAGGCATCTGTTGAGACTAGTGCCGAACGAACTGGGGTGGAGGATTTTGCAAAACTCGAAACGGTAATCGGCTACCAGTTCAGCGATCGCGGGCTTCTTGAGAATGCATTGACGCATCGCTCGCATGCACACGACGACCCTAGCAGTAGCGCACTCGACAACGAGTCACTCGAGTTCTTGGGCGATGCGGTATTGGGCGCCGTTGTTGCTGAATTACTCTTTCGCAAGTTTCCCGATCGGGACGAGGGCGACAAGTCGAAGATGAAGGCGTTACTTGTGTCATCTGTAACTCTTGCTAGGTTAGGTACGACCTTGCAATTAGGTGATTTCTTATTGCTCGGTAAAGGTGAGGAAAGGTCAGGCGGTCGGACGAAGCAAAGACTAATCGCTAATGCTTACGAAGCGGTGGTTGCTGCGATTTTTCTTGATGGCGGCATTGAGCCGGTTCGTGCGTTCATTGAGTGTCAATTTGCAACCATGATTAGTGAACGTCGCCGAGATGATCGGCCGACGATACTCACTAATGATCATAAATCAGCGCTTCAGGAATGGCTTCAAGCCCATGGCGAGTCGTTACCAATCTACACTGTGGTAACCGAGGCAGGCCCAGATCATCGCAAGGTCTTTACTGTGGCTGTCCAGGTTGGAAACAGGGTTGCCGCCCGAGGGGAGGGTTGCAGCAAAAAGGAAGCCGAGCAACGCTCAGCCGCATGCGCTCTGGAACAGCTCAAATCTGACAGTGCCTAA
- a CDS encoding FAD-binding oxidoreductase — MVKAEELAALVAHEIGDEAIKVGTPESAVAGVIPSVVVCPEDSAGVSRILRLASDHRLGVLPTGAGTKLEWGTSPPRIDLLLSLCRLDAVVAHRQGDLTATVQAGASLRSVNNLLQRQNQWLPLDTSHPDLATVGGIVATNDSGPRRHRYGAPRDLILGVTFVRADGEVASAGGIVVKNVAGYDLSKLLTGSFGSLGVILEATFKLAPLPLGSRTAVAKGLDSVTVRKAVSAVTASQLVPSSLEVQGPPFSLLARFEGSQHASERQAVEVVELWHRCGVKSSILTGSAEVECWRYHHDIVWGRVGDVCRIGLLQTDIPAILDKFSILLRRHGSDGCVAGRAGIGVLHARLGTDAGVSRLIVEELRSMLASSGGYVVLLRGTPELRANIDAWGPLGDARRVMVAVKRQFDQDGILSPGQWPTEAI, encoded by the coding sequence ATGGTTAAGGCTGAGGAATTGGCTGCGTTAGTTGCGCACGAGATCGGTGATGAAGCGATCAAAGTTGGCACACCTGAATCGGCGGTAGCTGGTGTGATCCCTTCGGTCGTAGTCTGCCCTGAAGATTCAGCTGGCGTGTCAAGAATCCTTCGTTTGGCATCCGACCATCGTCTCGGTGTCCTGCCTACGGGTGCCGGTACGAAGCTTGAATGGGGCACTTCTCCTCCAAGGATCGATCTCTTGTTGTCACTTTGTCGGCTGGACGCGGTTGTAGCTCATCGGCAGGGTGACTTGACTGCCACGGTACAAGCGGGAGCGTCTCTACGATCCGTCAACAATCTGTTGCAGCGTCAGAATCAGTGGTTGCCATTGGATACATCGCACCCCGACCTTGCGACCGTCGGCGGGATCGTGGCGACCAATGATTCAGGCCCACGGCGACATCGTTATGGGGCGCCGCGTGACCTAATTCTAGGTGTCACGTTCGTCCGGGCCGACGGCGAGGTGGCTTCAGCTGGTGGCATCGTCGTCAAGAATGTGGCTGGATATGACCTGTCAAAACTGCTGACGGGTTCATTCGGATCACTTGGTGTAATCCTAGAAGCGACCTTCAAGTTGGCACCTCTACCTCTTGGGTCGAGGACCGCTGTTGCCAAAGGTCTGGATTCTGTAACGGTCAGGAAAGCGGTCAGCGCTGTCACAGCGAGCCAGTTAGTGCCAAGTTCCCTGGAGGTCCAAGGGCCACCGTTTTCGCTCCTGGCGCGCTTCGAGGGGTCCCAGCATGCCTCTGAGCGACAGGCAGTGGAGGTAGTGGAATTATGGCATCGGTGTGGTGTGAAATCTAGCATCTTGACCGGGTCAGCTGAGGTGGAGTGCTGGAGATACCATCACGACATTGTTTGGGGCAGAGTCGGGGACGTTTGTCGGATCGGGCTCTTGCAGACGGACATTCCAGCTATTTTGGACAAATTCAGCATTCTCTTGAGGCGCCATGGTTCAGATGGTTGTGTTGCGGGGCGTGCAGGCATCGGGGTATTGCACGCCAGACTCGGAACTGACGCGGGAGTGTCGAGGTTAATCGTTGAGGAATTGAGAAGCATGTTAGCGTCAAGCGGCGGTTATGTCGTGTTGCTTCGGGGGACACCAGAGTTGCGTGCGAACATTGATGCATGGGGACCCTTAGGTGATGCAAGGCGTGTAATGGTTGCTGTAAAGCGGCAGTTCGATCAGGATGGCATTCTGAGTCCAGGACAATGGCCAACCGAAGCGATCTGA
- a CDS encoding YqaA family protein, producing MLIIGILRLPRQWLRALYDWTMNWADTPVSLIALFVLAVAESSIFPIPPDVLLIAIIAANPRRWLFAAGLCAVGSVVGAAIGYVIGSAFMATMGQPIINFYDAHSQWEQVVEIYNGYWGMWFLAGAAFTPIPFKVATIAAGATRMQFWRFLGVSLVGRSARFFLVATILRIFGATVRHTIERHFDLAAALFLILLIAGFLVIQVL from the coding sequence ATGTTGATAATTGGCATTTTGCGGCTACCCCGTCAGTGGCTGCGGGCACTTTATGACTGGACGATGAACTGGGCCGACACCCCAGTGAGTCTAATCGCCTTATTCGTCCTTGCAGTAGCCGAATCATCGATCTTCCCAATTCCGCCAGACGTTCTACTGATTGCTATCATCGCCGCAAACCCTCGGCGCTGGCTATTTGCTGCGGGGCTTTGCGCCGTCGGCTCCGTGGTTGGAGCCGCGATCGGCTACGTTATTGGGTCCGCTTTCATGGCCACGATGGGTCAGCCGATCATTAATTTCTACGATGCGCATTCGCAGTGGGAACAGGTCGTGGAAATCTACAACGGGTATTGGGGGATGTGGTTTCTGGCAGGCGCCGCTTTCACTCCAATCCCTTTCAAAGTCGCTACGATCGCAGCAGGGGCAACCCGAATGCAATTCTGGAGATTCTTGGGAGTCAGTCTCGTCGGACGATCAGCTCGATTCTTCCTTGTCGCAACGATCCTCAGAATATTCGGAGCAACAGTCCGTCACACTATTGAACGACACTTCGATCTGGCTGCGGCACTCTTTCTCATCCTGCTAATTGCCGGGTTCCTCGTGATCCAGGTTTTGTGA
- a CDS encoding alkaline phosphatase family protein — protein sequence MRSRSLLSAVLLCLLIAGNCVEIPSDTPPPDSQVGPTDDRSTLNQQFLEMFARAYYPGRSGQIMLVPERGNVLLEPDDSFYRFMHGSPWDYDVEVPLILHGQGYIRQGIFEDPVTHRDIAPTVASLLDVPTPATMSGTPLIASLTNATNQPRVVLVAVLDGARRDFFDQHIDDLPTLNRLRNEGAWYSEARIDYLPSLTSVGHASIATGAEPRVHGVVANTMFDRRFNQPSGPFPDLSPVSLYALTIADLWNLDTQGRAVIIGQGTTARATIPMAGHGGCLVSAHSTIMAMFDGATGGWVTNNDCYHLPSYVADDKAARVWESGESWLGHEIRDNSSLLRTGRFITYQVDALVSMIEREQVGQDEIPDLILANFKTLDYIGHRWGPDSDELAEALRDFDREFGRVIEALESVVGDNGSVIIIASDHGTPGEPEEPDQARYYITDIIEAVHDRFDPAERRVVLFYGDPADNQFFVDRLRLENLGFDLDSVATYLEGLPYIFSAYTEDEVAAVNGR from the coding sequence ATGCGATCGCGTTCACTCCTCTCCGCCGTCCTGTTGTGTCTTCTGATTGCAGGCAACTGCGTAGAAATCCCCTCGGACACGCCACCCCCTGACAGCCAAGTTGGGCCTACTGACGACCGCAGCACCCTTAATCAACAGTTCTTAGAAATGTTCGCGCGTGCGTACTATCCCGGTCGAAGTGGCCAAATTATGCTGGTACCGGAGCGCGGCAACGTCCTACTTGAACCTGATGATTCCTTCTACCGATTCATGCACGGCTCTCCCTGGGACTACGACGTCGAAGTTCCCTTAATCCTTCATGGCCAGGGCTATATCCGGCAAGGGATCTTTGAGGACCCGGTCACTCATCGAGATATCGCTCCTACCGTGGCATCTCTGCTGGATGTGCCTACACCAGCAACAATGAGCGGGACTCCCCTGATTGCCTCCCTGACGAATGCCACAAATCAACCACGGGTAGTGCTTGTCGCAGTTCTCGATGGTGCCCGTAGAGATTTTTTTGACCAGCACATTGATGACCTGCCAACGTTAAACCGGCTCAGAAACGAGGGGGCCTGGTACTCCGAAGCACGTATTGATTACTTACCCTCCCTCACGAGTGTTGGACATGCGTCAATAGCAACAGGAGCTGAGCCTCGGGTGCACGGTGTGGTCGCTAATACCATGTTCGACCGGCGGTTTAATCAGCCGAGCGGACCCTTTCCAGACTTGTCACCAGTAAGCCTTTACGCTCTCACGATTGCCGACCTGTGGAATTTGGACACCCAGGGAAGGGCCGTGATTATCGGGCAAGGTACTACGGCACGCGCCACGATCCCGATGGCCGGCCATGGTGGATGTCTCGTCAGCGCTCACTCAACAATCATGGCGATGTTTGACGGCGCGACCGGTGGCTGGGTCACAAACAATGATTGCTACCATCTCCCCTCTTACGTCGCCGACGATAAGGCAGCTCGTGTTTGGGAATCGGGCGAAAGCTGGTTAGGCCACGAAATCCGCGATAACAGCTCCCTGCTCCGCACTGGTCGATTCATCACATATCAAGTCGACGCCTTGGTATCAATGATTGAGCGGGAACAGGTAGGCCAGGATGAGATCCCCGACCTGATTTTGGCAAATTTTAAAACGCTCGATTACATCGGTCATCGCTGGGGCCCAGACTCTGATGAACTCGCTGAGGCACTCCGCGATTTTGACCGAGAGTTTGGACGTGTTATTGAAGCATTGGAGTCAGTTGTGGGTGACAATGGTTCCGTCATTATCATCGCCTCTGACCACGGCACACCCGGCGAGCCCGAGGAACCGGACCAAGCCCGTTACTACATAACCGATATCATCGAAGCGGTACATGACCGCTTTGATCCTGCTGAGCGCCGGGTCGTTCTGTTTTACGGAGATCCAGCAGACAATCAATTCTTTGTTGACCGGTTGCGTCTGGAGAACCTAGGCTTCGACCTCGATAGTGTCGCAACCTATCTCGAGGGTTTACCGTATATCTTTTCAGCATACACCGAAGACGAGGTAGCTGCGGTAAATGGCCGCTGA
- a CDS encoding adenylosuccinate synthase encodes MNLAVLGAQWGDEGKGKVVDLLAPRFSVVARYQGGHNAGHTVYVSGQKFVLHLIPSGILHPEITCVIGNGTVIDLDALLSEVEMLASLGIEVGDRLRISNNAHVIMPYHRDIELLAEARRGERKIGTTSRGIGPAYEDKVGRRGIRIGDLEDCSETGALAGIVRENVAARNRLISGTAMDWKVVLGQLAVSWERLSGWVTDSSLWLSRARQAGQAILFEGAQGALLDIDHGTFPYVTSSNATVGGVCTGLGVPPSAIDRVLGVVKAYTTRVGEGPLPTELFGSSGDRLRESGQEYGASTGRPRRCGWFDAVAMRYAVRLNGIDALAVTKLDVLDGLKEIQVCTAYRMGSELLHDFPADSAVLASCEPVYETLPGWSSLTEGVQREEALPAEALTYVARLEELAGVPAVILSTGSDRVDTIFRDNEIIGR; translated from the coding sequence ATGAATCTTGCGGTACTCGGTGCACAATGGGGTGATGAGGGCAAGGGAAAGGTTGTCGATCTACTGGCTCCTCGCTTCAGCGTCGTGGCTCGGTATCAAGGTGGCCACAATGCTGGTCATACAGTCTACGTATCTGGGCAGAAGTTTGTTTTGCATCTCATTCCCTCAGGAATTTTGCACCCTGAAATCACGTGTGTCATCGGTAATGGCACTGTTATCGACTTGGACGCTTTACTAAGCGAAGTTGAAATGCTGGCGTCACTCGGCATCGAAGTTGGCGATCGCCTTCGAATCAGTAATAACGCCCATGTGATCATGCCGTATCACCGAGATATAGAGTTATTGGCTGAGGCGCGCCGGGGGGAACGGAAAATTGGAACAACATCGCGCGGGATTGGGCCTGCCTACGAGGACAAGGTCGGCCGCCGAGGCATTAGGATTGGTGATTTAGAGGATTGTTCCGAGACTGGCGCTTTGGCGGGAATTGTCAGAGAGAACGTTGCGGCCAGAAATCGCCTGATTTCTGGGACTGCAATGGACTGGAAGGTGGTCCTGGGTCAGCTTGCTGTGTCCTGGGAGCGTCTTAGTGGTTGGGTAACTGATTCGTCGCTTTGGTTGTCGCGGGCCCGTCAGGCTGGACAAGCGATTCTGTTTGAAGGAGCGCAAGGCGCTCTTCTCGACATTGACCATGGCACGTTTCCATACGTTACCTCTTCCAACGCCACCGTCGGTGGTGTGTGCACTGGGCTCGGGGTGCCCCCAAGTGCTATTGATAGGGTGCTCGGTGTTGTTAAGGCTTACACCACGCGGGTTGGCGAGGGTCCGTTGCCGACTGAACTTTTCGGGTCGTCGGGTGATCGTCTGCGTGAATCGGGTCAGGAGTACGGAGCATCTACAGGTCGACCACGAAGATGTGGTTGGTTTGATGCAGTGGCGATGCGTTATGCGGTGCGTTTGAATGGAATTGACGCCCTAGCCGTGACGAAGCTCGATGTGCTTGATGGCCTAAAAGAAATTCAGGTTTGTACAGCTTACCGGATGGGAAGTGAACTGTTGCATGACTTTCCAGCCGATTCGGCAGTACTTGCGTCATGTGAACCGGTCTATGAGACCTTACCCGGATGGTCGTCGTTGACGGAAGGCGTGCAGCGCGAAGAGGCCCTACCGGCAGAGGCGCTGACCTACGTCGCGAGGCTTGAGGAGCTAGCAGGAGTGCCGGCTGTCATTCTGTCGACTGGCTCAGATCGCGTTGACACTATCTTTCGTGACAATGAAATTATTGGCCGCTAG
- a CDS encoding heterodisulfide reductase-related iron-sulfur binding cluster: MPRGTWFRLTRVERISVTSGSPNRESQLSACVHCGFCLPTCPTYVLWDEEMDSPRGRLHLMKAEAEGRVPVADPFVKRMDACLGCLACETACPSGVQYGPLIEGTRAVVETSFRRPFHDRLFRSILFAVLPYPQRLRLVALPLMGLTRFRNRLESRSWLNRLPARARALLRLLPDNTGCSDPQPERTPAEGSCRSTVGLLTGCVQRVFFGEVNRATVRVLSAEGCEVIAPAGQGCCGALSLHAGRESEAKVFARRMIGSFERTGVARIAVNAGGCGSAMKEYGRLLADDPEWANRAESFSASVRDVSELLTEIGPARAPRHRLEARVAYHDACHLVHGQGVHVQPRSLIEAIPGVTLKESREGELCCGSAGIYNLVEPEAGEVLGARKVAALSALDVDFVATGNAGCLLQLVAAARGAGRDMRFVHPIQLVDASIRNQIL, encoded by the coding sequence GTGCCCCGGGGAACTTGGTTCAGGCTCACCCGTGTGGAGCGGATATCTGTGACCTCTGGCAGTCCTAATCGCGAATCACAACTTTCGGCCTGCGTCCATTGTGGGTTCTGTTTGCCTACCTGCCCCACCTATGTTCTCTGGGACGAAGAAATGGACTCGCCACGGGGACGACTGCATCTGATGAAGGCTGAAGCAGAAGGGCGCGTGCCGGTCGCCGACCCGTTTGTTAAGCGTATGGATGCTTGTTTAGGGTGCCTCGCCTGTGAGACTGCATGCCCATCAGGAGTCCAGTATGGGCCACTTATTGAGGGGACTCGAGCCGTAGTCGAGACATCGTTTCGCCGTCCGTTCCATGATCGGCTGTTTCGCTCGATACTCTTCGCTGTCTTGCCCTATCCACAGCGGCTCCGCCTAGTGGCGCTTCCGTTAATGGGTTTGACGCGCTTCCGAAATCGGCTCGAATCTCGCAGTTGGCTGAACCGTCTCCCAGCACGTGCGCGTGCTTTACTCAGACTCCTTCCTGATAATACCGGGTGCAGTGACCCCCAGCCGGAGCGGACTCCAGCCGAAGGCTCCTGTCGCAGCACTGTGGGATTACTCACAGGATGTGTACAGCGGGTGTTCTTTGGCGAGGTCAATCGCGCAACGGTGCGAGTGCTCTCAGCGGAAGGGTGTGAGGTTATTGCACCGGCTGGGCAAGGTTGTTGCGGAGCACTATCTTTACACGCTGGCCGCGAGTCCGAGGCTAAAGTGTTCGCACGCCGCATGATTGGTTCCTTTGAACGAACCGGCGTTGCCCGGATTGCAGTGAACGCTGGCGGCTGTGGTTCGGCCATGAAGGAGTATGGACGACTTCTCGCCGATGACCCGGAATGGGCGAATCGCGCGGAGTCTTTCAGTGCTTCTGTCCGTGACGTAAGCGAATTACTCACCGAGATTGGACCAGCACGCGCCCCTCGTCACCGCTTGGAGGCTCGTGTTGCGTACCACGATGCCTGTCACCTAGTCCACGGGCAGGGTGTACACGTGCAGCCCCGCTCCCTAATTGAAGCAATCCCGGGTGTGACACTCAAAGAATCACGTGAAGGGGAGTTGTGTTGCGGCAGTGCAGGGATTTACAACTTGGTTGAACCAGAGGCAGGCGAGGTGCTTGGCGCGAGGAAGGTGGCGGCGCTGTCTGCCCTTGATGTTGATTTTGTGGCGACTGGGAATGCTGGTTGCTTACTGCAACTCGTGGCGGCGGCCCGTGGCGCTGGTCGGGATATGCGTTTTGTGCATCCGATTCAACTTGTCGACGCCTCGATTCGTAACCAGATACTCTAG
- the ytxJ gene encoding bacillithiol system redox-active protein YtxJ, whose protein sequence is MPATLTPLRSVADLDEALAHSAKNPLLLFKHSVECGTSLMALDELKRHLENASDTVLYRLITVQTEREVSDTTVTRLGVPHRSPQVILVRAGEAVWNASHLQITAKALRAAELGHI, encoded by the coding sequence GTGCCTGCCACACTGACTCCATTACGCTCAGTCGCTGATCTCGACGAGGCGTTGGCTCACTCTGCTAAGAACCCACTTCTTCTTTTCAAGCATTCAGTAGAATGCGGCACCAGCTTAATGGCTCTCGACGAACTTAAGCGCCACCTCGAAAATGCTTCGGACACTGTGCTTTACCGCCTCATTACGGTCCAGACCGAACGTGAAGTCTCAGACACAACGGTCACCCGACTAGGGGTGCCACACAGAAGTCCACAGGTGATTCTTGTCCGTGCCGGCGAAGCAGTCTGGAACGCGTCGCATCTCCAGATTACAGCTAAGGCACTTCGGGCAGCCGAACTCGGTCACATCTGA
- a CDS encoding LysE family transporter: MIAEGWSYLITGIVLGLAGGFAPGPVTTLVIAQSLRYGLREGLRIAIAPLLTDAPIAVAALFVIGQLEDTGPALGTITLMGSAFLIYLAYENAFAQPPQTTAVVDLPRSLRKGIVTNLVNPNPYLFWFTIGAPTVVEAYPNGVFVGLFLAGLYAALIGSKATFAVVAARGRSLLTGTVYQYALVVLSLILFILALKFARDGLGYLGVL, encoded by the coding sequence GTGATCGCTGAAGGTTGGTCCTACCTGATAACCGGTATCGTGCTCGGATTGGCGGGCGGGTTTGCGCCTGGGCCCGTCACAACCCTGGTTATTGCGCAAAGCCTCAGGTACGGACTTCGGGAAGGTCTGAGAATTGCAATCGCACCGTTGCTTACTGACGCACCAATCGCTGTGGCCGCACTATTCGTCATCGGTCAGCTTGAGGATACTGGTCCAGCGCTGGGCACCATCACACTCATGGGCTCCGCATTTCTCATCTACCTAGCTTATGAGAACGCCTTCGCACAACCGCCCCAAACAACTGCAGTGGTCGATCTTCCGAGATCACTGCGGAAGGGGATCGTCACAAACTTGGTCAACCCAAATCCATATCTCTTCTGGTTTACGATCGGGGCTCCAACCGTAGTTGAGGCTTACCCAAATGGAGTCTTCGTTGGCTTGTTTCTTGCAGGTCTCTACGCTGCGTTAATCGGGTCAAAAGCAACCTTTGCGGTTGTGGCGGCTAGAGGCCGATCTCTGCTAACTGGGACAGTCTACCAATACGCGCTCGTAGTATTGAGTTTGATACTCTTCATCCTCGCTCTAAAATTCGCCCGCGATGGCCTAGGTTACCTTGGAGTTCTTTGA
- a CDS encoding bifunctional transaldolase/phosoglucose isomerase: MSTQDPNRQRISGSGRFHDAMCQETTRWQGEALVARMWAKDAKLWTGGDETKWLGWLDIVALQQERLAHFDALARMAAKEFTDVVILGMGGSSLCSKVLVESFTGLGGRPKLHILDSTVPTQITRLEAALDPRRSLFIVASKSGVTIESNLLYQYFLDRVKAQAGERAGEHFIAITDPGSTLEAIAKRDGFRMLIHGLPSIGGRFSALSDFGLVPAAILGLDVSRLLNRAAEMVQECGPTSSAENNPGVQLGLALALAGADGRDKVTFIASSGVKAFGSWLEQLIGESTGKEGRGLILVDGESVGSPEDYGDDRLFVSLELDSENGQGSVSPVGGLESAGHPIVRIKLRDVYDLGQEFFRWELATAVAGVVLGVNPFNQPDVEMGKVATKTLTDQLESRGSLSLEKPCAEGHGLRMFADDQYLVTLRSVTDSVDRLMRAHLDNLRLGDYFALLAYLDMNLINTEVLSRIRHAVREVRKVATCLNFGPQYLHSTGQFYKGGPNTGVFLEVTADDTVDLPIPGLAYSFGALNMAQARGDFVVLSELKRRVIRIHLGADVATGLSKLERIVHRALAHGASDSKNSKVT; the protein is encoded by the coding sequence ATGAGTACCCAAGATCCCAATCGACAGCGTATTTCCGGTTCCGGTAGATTTCATGACGCGATGTGCCAAGAGACTACTCGCTGGCAAGGCGAAGCTTTGGTGGCAAGGATGTGGGCCAAAGACGCCAAGTTGTGGACCGGTGGTGATGAGACGAAGTGGTTAGGTTGGTTGGATATTGTTGCCCTGCAACAAGAGCGCCTCGCTCACTTTGACGCACTTGCTCGAATGGCAGCAAAAGAATTCACGGACGTTGTCATTCTTGGAATGGGTGGCTCGAGCCTGTGTTCTAAGGTGCTTGTTGAGAGCTTCACCGGACTAGGCGGTCGTCCCAAACTGCACATTCTTGATTCAACAGTCCCAACTCAAATCACTCGGCTTGAGGCGGCACTCGACCCTCGGCGGTCGCTTTTCATTGTTGCGAGTAAGTCGGGGGTGACGATCGAATCGAATCTTCTTTATCAATATTTCCTTGATCGCGTGAAGGCTCAGGCTGGTGAAAGGGCTGGTGAGCATTTCATTGCCATCACCGACCCTGGGTCGACATTGGAGGCAATCGCAAAACGGGACGGATTCCGGATGCTAATCCATGGACTGCCGAGCATAGGCGGGCGTTTTTCGGCCTTATCGGATTTCGGCTTGGTGCCCGCTGCAATCCTTGGGCTCGATGTCAGCCGGCTACTGAATCGAGCGGCTGAGATGGTTCAAGAGTGCGGTCCGACATCGTCTGCTGAGAACAATCCTGGTGTTCAGCTTGGTCTTGCGCTTGCTCTGGCCGGCGCTGATGGACGGGACAAGGTTACGTTCATCGCATCTTCTGGAGTCAAGGCGTTCGGGTCCTGGCTGGAGCAACTAATTGGGGAGTCGACCGGGAAGGAGGGACGGGGCCTCATCCTGGTAGATGGGGAGTCGGTGGGTTCGCCCGAGGACTATGGTGACGACCGACTATTTGTGTCGCTAGAACTTGACTCGGAAAATGGTCAAGGGTCAGTGAGTCCTGTTGGCGGTCTTGAGTCTGCGGGACACCCAATCGTACGGATCAAATTACGTGACGTCTACGATTTGGGTCAAGAGTTCTTTCGCTGGGAACTCGCGACTGCCGTTGCCGGTGTTGTACTTGGGGTCAATCCGTTCAATCAGCCCGATGTGGAGATGGGCAAGGTCGCAACAAAGACACTCACAGACCAGCTAGAATCTCGCGGGTCTCTATCGCTGGAAAAGCCATGCGCTGAGGGTCACGGACTCCGAATGTTCGCCGATGACCAGTATCTGGTGACACTCCGGAGTGTAACAGACTCAGTGGATCGGCTGATGCGGGCTCACTTAGACAATCTCCGCTTGGGTGACTACTTCGCCCTTCTAGCCTACCTTGATATGAATCTCATCAACACTGAAGTGCTTAGCCGAATTCGGCACGCCGTTCGAGAGGTTCGGAAAGTCGCTACCTGCCTCAATTTTGGGCCACAATATCTCCATTCCACTGGTCAGTTCTATAAGGGTGGGCCAAATACCGGCGTGTTTCTGGAGGTCACTGCTGACGATACAGTGGATTTACCGATTCCTGGGTTGGCTTACTCATTCGGTGCGTTAAACATGGCACAGGCGCGAGGTGACTTCGTCGTTTTGAGTGAACTGAAACGCCGTGTAATACGTATTCACTTAGGTGCCGACGTAGCGACTGGCCTATCGAAGTTGGAGCGCATCGTTCACCGGGCACTTGCTCATGGGGCGAGTGATTCAAAGAACTCCAAGGTAACCTAG